From the Salipiger sp. CCB-MM3 genome, the window GTGATCCGCCGCTTCACCCGCACGCCGTTCCGGATGCTGGGCGCGGTGGTGGGCATCACCTTCGGCATGGGGCTCTCGGTCGCCATGCTGACCATCCACGCCGGGTTCAACCAGGCGGTAGCGATGAGCTTCGACGTGCTCGACCGCTCCGAGGCGAGCGTCACCTTCACCCACGCTGTGTCGGAAAAGACCCTGCTGGAGCTTGCCCGGCAACCCGGCGTGCTGCGGGCCGAGGGGGCGCGCATGGTGCCGGTGGTGCTGCACAATGGCCGCTCGAGCTATCGCGGTGCCATCACCGGGCTGCCGCCTGATCCCGCGCTGGTGCGGGCGCTGACGCCAGATTTGCAGCCGATCGCCCTGAACGGGCCGGGGCTGGTGCTGAGCCATGCGCTGGCGGGCACGCTGAGCGCACGGGTGGGCGACGTGCTGACCGTCGAAGTGCGCGAGGGCGCGCAGCCGGTGCTGCGCCTGCCGGTCACGGGCGTGTCAGAGACGGTGCTGGGCGCGCCGGCCTATATGTCGCTCGACGCGTTGGGACGGGCGCTGTTCGAGCCGCGCCGCATCTCGAGCGCGGCGCTGCGGCTTGATCCGGCGCAGGCCGAGGCGGTGCAGATCTGGCTGCGCGGCCTGCCGGTGGTGGCGGGCGTGAGCCTCAAGGCCGAGGCCCGCGAGGCCTTTGAACGGGTGATGAACCAAGGCACCGGCGCGACGCGTTTCGTGATGGCGGCGGTGGCCTTCACCATCACCTTCGGCATCATCTACAACGCCGCCCGAATCGCATTGGCCGAGCGGGCGCATGACCTTGCCAGCTTGCGGGTCATCGGCTTTTCAAAGGGCGAGGCCGCCTATGTGCTGCTGGGCGAGCTGGGCTTGGTCACGCTGTTGGCGCTGCCCTGCGGCGCGCTGCTGGGCTGGGGCATCGCACATCTTCTGGCGGCAGCCTATTCCTCCGACCTCTACACGATTTCGGTGGTCTTCGATCCCGCCGCCTTCGGCTTTGCCGCGCTTGTGGTGATCGCCGGGGCGGTGCTGTCGGGGCTGCTGGTGAAACGCGACGTGGACCGCGCCGATCTGGTGGCGGCGCTCAAGACACGGGACTGATCTCATGGCTCTCAATCACACACGCACGCGCACCCGTCTGATCCTTGGCCTCGGCCTTGCGCTGCTGCTCGGGGTCGCGCTGGCCGCCGCCTTCTGGCCGCGCCCGGTGCTTGTCGATCTTGGCGCGGTCATCCGCGGGCCGTTGGTGGTGACCATCGACGAGGAAGGCAAAACCGAGGTACGCGATGTTTACGTGGTGACCACGCCCGTCGCCGGGCGGCTGCTGCGGGTACAGGCGATCGACGGCGACGTGGTGGTGCAGGGCGATACGGTGGCGCATATGCGCCCCGCCGCGCCCTCTGTGCTGGACCTGCGCACCCGCGAGCAGGCGCGGGCGGCGGTGGCTGCCGCGCAGGCGGCGCTGCTGCAGGCCAAGGCCGAGGTCAGCGCGTCGCAGGCAGACGTCGAACTGGCGGTCTCGGACCACGACCGGGCCAAGGCGCTGGCGGCGCGGGGCACCATCTCGACCGCCGCGCTCGATCAGGCGCGCACGGCAGCACTGGCGGCGCAGGCGCGGCTCGAGACCTCGCGCGCGGCGGTGGCCATGCGCGAGGCGGAACTGGCCAACGCGCAGGCGCAGCTCATCGGCTTCGACGATCAGGGGCTGGCCGAGGCGCTGGCCGAGGTCGGGGCGAGCGACATCCCGCTGCGCGCGCCGGTGGACGGGCGCATCCTGCAAGTGGTCGAGCAGTCCGAAACCTCGCTGGCCGCCGGGGCGCCGGTGCTGGAGATCGGCAATATCGCGCAGGATCTGCAGGTGGCGGTGGACCTGCTGTCATCCGACGCGGTGCAGGTACGCCCCGGTGCACGGGCGATGCTGGAGGATTGGGGCGGGCCGGGCGTGCTGGATGCCGAGGTCGAGCGGATCGCGCCGCTGGGCACCACCGAGGTCTCGGCGCTGGGGGTCGAGGAACAGCGGGTGCGTGTGATCCTGCGCTTCACCGCGCCGTCAGAGGCGCGTGCGGCGCTGGGGCATGGCTATCGGGTGCTGGCGCGTATCGTGACTTGGGAAGATCAGGACACGTTGCAAATCCCGCAAAGCGCGGCCTTCCGCGCGGGCGCGGATTGGGCGGTCTTCCGGGTCGAGGAGGGGCGCGCCGTGCAGGTGCCCGTCTCGCTCGGGCAGGGCAATGGCATCGAGGTGCAGGTGCTAGAGGGGCTGAGCGAGGGCGATGAGATCGTGCTCTATCCGCCAGCGGAACTGACGGGCGGCGATCTGGTCGCGCAGCGTCAGGCGGGGTGATGAGGGCCGGCTGAGAAGCGGCCAGGCAACAAAGGCCGGTTGATGAGGGGCGGGCACGGCCCGCCCTGCTCATAATGTCGAACAGGGCCGAAGCCCCGCGCGGGTCAGCCCTGACCCTTTTCCAGCGCGTCGAGGCGGGCCTTCAGCGCTTCGTTCTCTTCGCGGGCCTTCTGCGCCATGGCGCGGACCGCGTCGAATTCTTCCCGCGTCACGAAATCGCGATCCGCCAGCCAGCGGTCGATCATGGATTTCATCGCGGTTTCCGCTTCGTCTTTCGCGCCCTGCGCCACGCCCATGGCGTTGGTCATGAGCTGCGACAGATCTTCGAATACCTTGTTGCGCGTCTGCATTGGGCTCTCCGTCATGTGATTGGGATCTATATGGAGCGGCGAGCCCCCGGTCACAAGGTTGACTTCGTCTCGAAACTCCCGGCACACATCGCGCATGAAAGCTGCCATTCCTTTTCCGCCCCTGTCCTCCGAGGTTTTTTCGATCTCGGCTTTCGGCATGGAATTCGCCCTGCGCTGGTACGCGCTTGCCTATATCGTGGGCATCATCATCGGCTGGCGGATCGCCGTCGCGGCGGTGAAGCGCGCGCGGCTCTGGCCCGCAGACACGCCGCCGATGAGCCCGGCACAGGTCGAGCAGCTGCTCACATGGGTGATTCTGGGGATCATCCTTGGCGGACGTCTGGGCTTTGTGCTGTTCTACCAGCCCGCCTATTATCTGACCCATCCCGCCGAGATCCTGATGGTCTGGCACGGCGGCATGTCGTTCCACGGCGGCTTCCTTGGTGTGCTGATCGGCTTCCTCGGCTTTTGCCTGAAGAACCGCATCCCGCTTGGCTCGACCGCCGATATGCTGGCGATCTCGGTGCCGCCGGGGCTGTTCCTTGGGCGGCTGGCGAATTTC encodes:
- a CDS encoding efflux RND transporter periplasmic adaptor subunit, whose amino-acid sequence is MALNHTRTRTRLILGLGLALLLGVALAAAFWPRPVLVDLGAVIRGPLVVTIDEEGKTEVRDVYVVTTPVAGRLLRVQAIDGDVVVQGDTVAHMRPAAPSVLDLRTREQARAAVAAAQAALLQAKAEVSASQADVELAVSDHDRAKALAARGTISTAALDQARTAALAAQARLETSRAAVAMREAELANAQAQLIGFDDQGLAEALAEVGASDIPLRAPVDGRILQVVEQSETSLAAGAPVLEIGNIAQDLQVAVDLLSSDAVQVRPGARAMLEDWGGPGVLDAEVERIAPLGTTEVSALGVEEQRVRVILRFTAPSEARAALGHGYRVLARIVTWEDQDTLQIPQSAAFRAGADWAVFRVEEGRAVQVPVSLGQGNGIEVQVLEGLSEGDEIVLYPPAELTGGDLVAQRQAG
- a CDS encoding accessory factor UbiK family protein, with amino-acid sequence MQTRNKVFEDLSQLMTNAMGVAQGAKDEAETAMKSMIDRWLADRDFVTREEFDAVRAMAQKAREENEALKARLDALEKGQG
- the lgt gene encoding prolipoprotein diacylglyceryl transferase, whose protein sequence is MKAAIPFPPLSSEVFSISAFGMEFALRWYALAYIVGIIIGWRIAVAAVKRARLWPADTPPMSPAQVEQLLTWVILGIILGGRLGFVLFYQPAYYLTHPAEILMVWHGGMSFHGGFLGVLIGFLGFCLKNRIPLGSTADMLAISVPPGLFLGRLANFVNGELWGRPTDLPWAVIFPGDAAQACGQAVGELCARHPSQLYEAALEGILLGALLLWLALRKGGLKTPWQLAGVFLAGYGVARFLVEFVRQPDAQFVSPGNPLGLAWQVGGYGLTMGQMLSLPMILVGIGLILWARRRA